Part of the Nitrospinota bacterium genome, GAGGCCGAGAGGATTGTGGGCGTGTACCCCAGCCCGCGGGCTTTCTCGGAGGCGGCCTCGAGGGATTTTAGATTATTGGCGACAATATAATGTTTGATATTGGCAAAGGCAGGGTCGTCCGCCTTGGGATTTTCCGCGATTTTCCGGGATTTTCCGAATAGGGGCTCTTTTAGGTGGTTGGCGACCGCAGCCGGGATGCGCTCGCTCAGGCGGTATCGCTCGAGAATGGAGTGGCAATCGGCGAGGGTCGTCTCGTCGGGCGCGAGCGGGCCGGAGGCGATCGTGTCGGCCCGGTCGCCGACGACGTCCGAGAGCATGAGGCTTACGACTTTAGCCGGTGCGGCCCGGCGGGCGAGCTGGCCCCCCTTGATTCGGGAGCAGTGTTTTCGGATGGCGTTGATTTCTTCAATCGCGGCCCCACTCTCCAATAGGCGCTCGGTCAGGGCCTGCTTGTCGTTCAGGGTGATGCGGCCCGCGGGTGCGGGAAGGAGGGCCGAGCCCCCGCCGGAGAGGCAGCAGATGACGAGGTCGTCCCGCCCTAAGCCGTCCACGAGGGAGATTATCGCCTCGGCCCCCTCCACGCCGGCCTTGTCGGGCACGGGGTGGCCGGCTTCGATGACGCGGGTCTTGCTCAAAGCCTCCCCGTGGCCGTACTTGACGACGATGACGCCCTCGTCCAGCCGGTCGCCGAGGATCTCCTCCACCGCCCGTGCCATGGGCGCGGTGGCCTTGCCCGCCCCAATCAGGACGACCCGACGGCAGGCCGTAAGGTCCACCCGACAGACCTCCTCCTCGGGGCGGCCCGCCGACAGAGTGTCGCCGTCGACCCGGAAGGCCGCCCTCACCGCCTCCGCCGGGTCTGCCGCTGCCACGCCCGCGTCGAAAATGGCCCGCGCGTGCTCTCGCATCCTCTCCTCGTCGCCCATCGTCATTCTCAACCTCCCGACCCCGGTCTATTACGCATGGGTGGCGCTCAGCCGAATATATGGGAAACAGCTAATGGACTTCAAGGGGAATGTTGCCCCCCGCCTCTTCGCCTTGCGCCTTAAGCCCCTCCGCGCTAGACTGGGCCAGACGGCCCGCCTGAGCAGAGGCTTCCGCGCCCATGGCCCAAGAGAAGTTCGTCCAGGTCGCTTTTCCCCTTCCCGTTGAAAAGACATTCACCTACGTTCTACCCCCCTCCCTGCTGGGCCTTGTTTCGGTCGGGACGAGGGTCACCGCCCCCCTTGGGCGCCGTCACCTAACAGGGGTTGTGACGGAGGTCCGCGAAGCGCCTCCGGCTGAGCTCGGCGACGAGATCAAGGCCATCGAATCCTGCTTGGACGGGGAGCCGCTGGTGGGGCCCGACATGCTGGGACTCACCCGCTGGGTGGCCGGGTATTACTTGGCCGGGCATGGCGAGGTGCTCAAGGCCGCTCTCCCGGCGGGAATGGATAGGGTGGCGCCACGGACTCGCCGTCTCGTCCGGCTCGCTGGCGGGCTCGACCTGGAGGGCGCTCTTAAGGGGCTGCGCGCTAAAGCCCCCGTCCAGGCGCGGATCGTCGAGGCGTTGGCCGAGGAGGGCGAGATGCCCCTGGCCGAGATCCGCCGCATCGCCCCGGGGGCCGACGGGGCCGTCAGGGCTCTCAGAAGCAAGGGCATAGTGGAGGAGGTTGTTCAAGAGATCTGGCGGCGGCCGGCCGAGCTCGCCTCCGCTCGCTCGACAGCGCCCCCGGCACTCACGGCCCCTCAGGAGAAAGCCCTGGCCACGATAACACAGGCCATGGGAGAGGGAGCCTACCGTGGCTTTCTCCTCCACGGGGTTACGAGCAGCGGCAAGACTGAGATTTACCTTAGAACCATTGGTCTCGCTTTGGAGCGGGGCCGGTCGGCCTGCGTCCTGGTGCCCGAAATCTCCCTCACCCCGCAGCTTATCCAGCGTTTTCAAGACCGCTTTCCCGGCCGCGTGGGGGTGCTCCACAGCGGCCTAAGCGCGGGCGAGCGCCACGACCAGTGGCGCGAGCTTAAAGCAGGCCGGGCTTCCATTTGCATAGGGGCCCGAAGCGCCGTCTTCGCCCCCCTGGACGATGTCGGCGTGGTGGTCGTCGATGAGGAGCACGACGCCTCCTACAAGCAGGAGGAGAGCCCGCGCTACCACGCCCGGGAGGTGGCCCTCGTCCGGGCCCGCGAGGCGGGGGCCGTGGCGATCCTGGGCTCCGCCACGCCATCTCTGGAGAGCCGCTACAACGTGGAGCGGGACAAGCTGACCCTTTTGGAGCTTCCTCATCGTATAGAGGACCGTCCCTTGCCGAAGGTGGAGGTGGTGGATCTTAGGGGAAACCGCCCCGCCTGGGGGGAGGGCCCCGCCGTCTGGGGCGCCCGGTTGGCCGATGCCCTTCGGGACCGCGTCGCCCGCCGAGAGCAGGCCCTCCTGCTGCTCAATCGGCGTGGGTTCGCCAACATCATTCAGTGCGTAGACTGCGGGCACGTCTCCTCCTGCTCGAATTGTTCGGTGAGCCTGACCTACCACGCCTCCCTCCGTGCTGCCCGGTGCCACTGGTGCGATGCCACGGTCCGCACCATCCGTGAGTGCCCCGATTGCGGGGGGGGCCTATTCCACTACGGGGGCCTTGGGACCCAGCGGGTGGAAGAGGAGATAAAGAAGCTCGTGCCTGAAGCCGTCGTCGCGCGAATGGACCGGGACACGATGGCTCGTCGGGGAGCCTACCTCTCCCTGCTCACGGCGCTTGGGGCCGGGGAGATCGACATCCTCGTCGGGACCCAGATGATCGCCAAGGGTCATCATTACCCGAACATCACGCTGGTTGGGGTCATCTCGGCCGACACAATCCTCCACGTTCCCGATTTCCGGGCCCCCGAGCGGACGTTCCAGCTTCTGACCCAGGTGGCCGGACGGACGGGCAGGGGCGAGAAGGGCGGGGAGGTTATCGTCCAGACCTACATGCCGGACCACTACGCTATCACCCACGCCGTCCGCCACGACTACGCTGGGTTTTACGCCGAAGAGACCGCCCGGCGGGAGGCGATCGGCTGGCCCCCTTTCACCCGATTGGCTCTGCTGCGCCTCGAAGGGCCCCGGAAGGAGGCGTTGGAGGAGGCCGCCGGGGCCCTGGCCGATGCCTGCCGGGAGGAAGCTGGAGGAGTATCAGGGGGGGAGGTGCTGGGGCCGGCCTGGGCCGCCGTCGCCCGGGTGAAGAATCGCTATCGGCGCCAGATTATCCTCAAGCACCCCTCGGCCCGAAGCTTAAACACGTGGGTGCGTTCAGCCGTCGCCGCCTATCGCACCAAGGAGAGGAGCGCCCGCTCGGCCGTGGCCCTGAAAATTGACATAGACCCCGTCTCGGCCCTTTGAGCCGCCTTCTTCGGCGCTTTTCCCTGTTGATTTATCC contains:
- a CDS encoding glycerate kinase, which produces MREHARAIFDAGVAAADPAEAVRAAFRVDGDTLSAGRPEEEVCRVDLTACRRVVLIGAGKATAPMARAVEEILGDRLDEGVIVVKYGHGEALSKTRVIEAGHPVPDKAGVEGAEAIISLVDGLGRDDLVICCLSGGGSALLPAPAGRITLNDKQALTERLLESGAAIEEINAIRKHCSRIKGGQLARRAAPAKVVSLMLSDVVGDRADTIASGPLAPDETTLADCHSILERYRLSERIPAAVANHLKEPLFGKSRKIAENPKADDPAFANIKHYIVANNLKSLEAASEKARGLGYTPTILSASIQGEAREVARDLAAVAREAQSSAHPTSAPACLLAGGEPTVTLAGSGRGGRCQELALAGAIAITGCENIVLLAAGTDGSDGPTDAAGAIADGKTVARGYNAGLDAQRHLDANDAYPFFQALEDLVITGPTLTNVMDIICILQGPPGRSP
- the priA gene encoding primosomal protein N' gives rise to the protein MAQEKFVQVAFPLPVEKTFTYVLPPSLLGLVSVGTRVTAPLGRRHLTGVVTEVREAPPAELGDEIKAIESCLDGEPLVGPDMLGLTRWVAGYYLAGHGEVLKAALPAGMDRVAPRTRRLVRLAGGLDLEGALKGLRAKAPVQARIVEALAEEGEMPLAEIRRIAPGADGAVRALRSKGIVEEVVQEIWRRPAELASARSTAPPALTAPQEKALATITQAMGEGAYRGFLLHGVTSSGKTEIYLRTIGLALERGRSACVLVPEISLTPQLIQRFQDRFPGRVGVLHSGLSAGERHDQWRELKAGRASICIGARSAVFAPLDDVGVVVVDEEHDASYKQEESPRYHAREVALVRAREAGAVAILGSATPSLESRYNVERDKLTLLELPHRIEDRPLPKVEVVDLRGNRPAWGEGPAVWGARLADALRDRVARREQALLLLNRRGFANIIQCVDCGHVSSCSNCSVSLTYHASLRAARCHWCDATVRTIRECPDCGGGLFHYGGLGTQRVEEEIKKLVPEAVVARMDRDTMARRGAYLSLLTALGAGEIDILVGTQMIAKGHHYPNITLVGVISADTILHVPDFRAPERTFQLLTQVAGRTGRGEKGGEVIVQTYMPDHYAITHAVRHDYAGFYAEETARREAIGWPPFTRLALLRLEGPRKEALEEAAGALADACREEAGGVSGGEVLGPAWAAVARVKNRYRRQIILKHPSARSLNTWVRSAVAAYRTKERSARSAVALKIDIDPVSAL